In Devosia beringensis, a single window of DNA contains:
- a CDS encoding superoxide dismutase has product MSTKFILPPLPYAYDALGPYMSAETLEFHHDKHHQAYVTNGEKLLEGSGLEILPLEDIVKESHGKNAGLFNNAGQHYNHVHFWNWMKPNGGGKSLPAKLQAAIDSDLGGFDKFRADFIAAGTTQFGSGWAWLSLKDGKLEVSKTANGESPLIHNAHPLLGVDVWEHSYYIDYRNARPKYLEAWFDNLVNWEHVEQLFDEAR; this is encoded by the coding sequence ATGTCCACCAAGTTCATCCTGCCACCCCTGCCCTATGCCTATGATGCCCTGGGCCCCTACATGTCGGCCGAAACGCTGGAATTCCACCACGACAAGCATCACCAGGCCTATGTGACCAATGGCGAGAAGCTGCTGGAAGGTTCGGGTCTGGAGATCCTGCCGCTTGAGGACATCGTCAAGGAATCGCATGGCAAGAATGCGGGCCTGTTCAACAATGCCGGCCAGCACTACAACCACGTGCACTTCTGGAACTGGATGAAGCCCAATGGCGGCGGCAAGAGCCTGCCTGCCAAGCTGCAGGCCGCCATCGACAGCGATCTGGGCGGCTTTGACAAGTTCCGCGCCGATTTCATCGCCGCCGGCACGACCCAGTTCGGCTCCGGCTGGGCCTGGCTCTCGCTCAAGGATGGCAAGCTGGAGGTCTCCAAGACCGCCAATGGCGAGTCGCCGCTGATCCACAATGCGCACCCGCTGCTGGGCGTCGACGTCTGGGAACACTCCTATTACATCGACTACCGCAATGCCCGTCCGAAGTATCTTGAAGCCTGGTTCGATAATCTGGTGAATTGGGAACATGTCGAGCAGCTGTTCGACGAAGCCCGCTAA
- a CDS encoding helicase HerA-like domain-containing protein, producing MLVDDKIFLGTSTQPEYIALKYGNRHGLVTGATGTGKTVTLQVMAEGFSGAGVPVFAADIKGDLSGVGKMGQAQGWQTQRAQDIGFAEFKDAVFPVMFWDLFGRQGHPIRTTISEMGALLLSRLLSLNDTQEGVLNIAFKLADDEAMLLLDLKDLRALLVEVQERATEISSRYGNVSTASIGAIQRALLVLEQQGGENFFGERALDIVDLMRTDSDGRGFISILAADDLMQAPRLYSTFLLWLLSELFEELPEVGDLDRPKLVFFFDEAHLLFDDAPKALIDKVEQVVRLVRSKGVGVYFVTQNPVDIPESVLAQLGNRVQHALRAYTPREQKAVRVAAETFRPNPAFSTEEVITQLGIGEALVSVLEAKGVPSMVGRTLIRPPSAQVGPILPAERAAIIAGSPVAGLYDTAIDRDSAFEALSRKARDKQLAEERQQLEEADRKTAERTYQDAAAPRRSTRQTPAEAAMNSLARTVANRLGSALVRGILGSLKRGR from the coding sequence ATGCTCGTTGACGACAAGATCTTTCTGGGCACCAGCACGCAGCCCGAATATATCGCGCTCAAATATGGCAACCGGCATGGCCTGGTGACCGGCGCGACGGGGACCGGCAAGACGGTGACGCTGCAGGTGATGGCCGAGGGATTTTCCGGCGCTGGCGTCCCGGTCTTTGCCGCCGACATCAAGGGTGATCTCAGCGGCGTCGGCAAGATGGGTCAGGCGCAGGGCTGGCAGACCCAGCGGGCCCAGGATATCGGCTTTGCCGAATTCAAGGATGCCGTGTTCCCGGTCATGTTCTGGGACCTGTTCGGCCGCCAGGGCCACCCGATCCGCACAACGATTTCGGAAATGGGCGCGCTGCTGCTCAGCCGGCTGCTCTCGCTCAACGACACCCAGGAAGGCGTGCTCAACATCGCCTTCAAGCTGGCCGATGACGAAGCCATGCTGTTGCTCGACCTCAAGGATCTGCGGGCCTTGCTGGTGGAGGTGCAGGAACGGGCCACCGAGATTTCGAGCCGCTACGGCAATGTCTCGACCGCCTCGATCGGCGCCATCCAGCGCGCGCTGCTGGTGCTCGAACAGCAGGGCGGCGAGAACTTTTTCGGCGAACGGGCGCTCGATATTGTCGACCTGATGCGCACCGACAGCGACGGGCGCGGCTTCATTTCCATCCTCGCGGCCGACGACCTGATGCAGGCGCCCCGGCTCTATTCGACCTTCCTGCTCTGGCTGCTGAGCGAGCTGTTCGAGGAGCTGCCCGAGGTGGGCGACCTCGACAGGCCCAAGCTGGTCTTCTTCTTCGACGAGGCCCATCTGCTGTTCGACGATGCGCCAAAGGCGCTGATCGACAAGGTCGAGCAGGTGGTGCGGCTGGTCCGCTCCAAGGGCGTGGGCGTCTATTTCGTGACGCAGAACCCGGTCGACATCCCCGAATCGGTTCTGGCCCAGCTGGGCAACCGGGTGCAGCACGCCTTGCGCGCCTATACGCCGCGCGAGCAGAAGGCGGTGCGCGTCGCCGCCGAAACCTTCCGCCCCAATCCGGCCTTTTCCACCGAAGAGGTCATCACCCAGCTCGGCATCGGCGAGGCCCTGGTCTCGGTGCTCGAAGCCAAGGGCGTGCCCTCCATGGTGGGCCGCACGCTGATAAGGCCGCCCTCGGCCCAGGTCGGCCCGATCCTGCCCGCCGAGCGCGCTGCGATCATCGCCGGCTCACCAGTAGCTGGACTCTATGACACCGCCATTGATCGCGACTCCGCCTTTGAGGCGCTGTCGCGCAAGGCGCGCGACAAGCAGCTGGCCGAAGAGCGCCAGCAACTCGAGGAAGCCGATCGCAAGACGGCGGAGCGGACCTATCAGGACGCAGCGGCGCCGCGCCGCTCGACCCGCCAGACCCCGGCCGAGGCGGCGATGAACTCGCTGGCCCGTACCGTGGCCAACCGGCTGGGCTCGGCGCTGGTGCGCGGTATCCTGGGCAGCCTGAAGCGGGGACGATGA
- a CDS encoding asparaginase, whose protein sequence is MDANPILAQTMRGNWVENRHRGAYVVIDADGIIIASAGDIERPIFPRSAIKSMQALAIFARHADSQFHHTQEELALACASHTGEDLHVGVANGLLARLGLSADDLECGAHQPLDAAARAALRERGEAPSSLHNSCSGKHSGMLSVARAMGVPTQGYVNRDHAVQQQVRAVIEAVIGEPLSEARCGTDGCSIPTYAAPLRAFARGFARMATGHGLSTELATASQRLFDAATTHPHLVAGTGHADTLIMTAFKGRVMQKYGADGVQCGAISDKGWGYALKCDDGNIAASLAMVSALLLDIAEPDADQRKLLEGFANQPIKSVRGAVVGDLRAVVRQG, encoded by the coding sequence ATGGATGCCAACCCCATTCTCGCCCAGACCATGCGGGGCAACTGGGTCGAAAACCGCCATCGCGGCGCCTATGTGGTGATCGATGCCGATGGCATCATCATCGCCTCGGCCGGCGATATCGAGCGGCCGATCTTTCCGCGCTCGGCCATCAAGTCGATGCAGGCTCTGGCCATCTTTGCCCGCCATGCCGATAGCCAGTTTCATCACACCCAAGAGGAGCTGGCTTTGGCCTGCGCCTCCCATACCGGCGAGGACTTGCATGTCGGGGTGGCGAACGGATTGCTGGCGCGGCTGGGCCTGTCGGCAGACGATCTCGAATGCGGCGCCCACCAGCCCCTCGATGCGGCGGCGCGGGCCGCTTTGCGGGAACGGGGCGAGGCGCCATCGAGCCTGCACAATTCCTGCTCGGGCAAGCATTCGGGCATGCTCAGCGTCGCCCGGGCCATGGGGGTGCCGACCCAGGGCTATGTCAATCGCGACCACGCGGTGCAGCAACAGGTGCGCGCGGTGATCGAGGCGGTGATCGGCGAGCCGCTGAGCGAAGCCAGATGCGGCACCGATGGCTGTTCCATTCCCACCTATGCGGCGCCGCTGCGCGCTTTTGCCCGCGGCTTTGCCCGCATGGCCACCGGCCATGGCCTCTCGACCGAACTGGCCACGGCGTCCCAACGGCTGTTCGATGCCGCCACCACCCATCCCCATCTCGTGGCCGGCACCGGCCATGCCGATACGCTGATCATGACCGCCTTCAAGGGGCGGGTGATGCAGAAATATGGCGCCGACGGCGTGCAGTGCGGCGCCATCAGCGACAAGGGCTGGGGCTATGCGCTCAAATGCGATGACGGCAATATCGCCGCCTCGCTGGCCATGGTGTCCGCCCTGCTGCTCGATATCGCCGAACCCGATGCCGACCAGCGCAAGCTGCTCGAGGGTTTTGCCAACCAGCCGATCAAGAGCGTGCGCGGCGCTGTAGTGGGCGACCTGCGCGCCGTTGTGCGGCAGGGCTGA
- a CDS encoding NAD-dependent epimerase/dehydratase family protein, whose protein sequence is MAKVLVTGGSGKLGQAVLRDLVAHGYDVLNLDQHALPDKICPSIKIDLTDFGQVAGAIMGGVDERGGPFDAVVHLAAIPAPGIAPNSTTFANNVPSTYNILEACRLAGITNITLASSETVLGLPFDTPPPYAPVDEDYYPRPESAYSLGKLLDETMAAQFCRWNPKLRISSLRFSNVMNPQDYEKFGKFDADPMARKWNLWGYIDARDGAQAVRRCIQAEFTGFEAFIIANADTVMSRSNMSLLAEVFPGVEIKGNLTTNGTLLSIEKAKRMLGFSPQFSWRNEAAATTA, encoded by the coding sequence ATGGCCAAGGTTTTGGTGACGGGTGGCAGCGGCAAGCTTGGGCAGGCGGTGCTGCGGGATCTGGTGGCGCATGGCTATGACGTGCTCAATCTTGACCAGCACGCTTTGCCCGACAAGATCTGCCCCAGTATCAAGATCGACCTGACCGATTTCGGCCAGGTGGCCGGCGCGATCATGGGCGGCGTCGACGAGCGCGGCGGGCCGTTCGATGCCGTGGTGCATCTGGCCGCCATTCCCGCCCCCGGCATTGCCCCCAATTCCACCACCTTCGCCAACAATGTCCCTTCCACCTACAATATCCTCGAGGCCTGCCGGCTGGCCGGCATCACCAATATCACCCTGGCCTCCAGCGAGACCGTGCTGGGCCTGCCCTTCGACACCCCGCCGCCCTATGCCCCGGTGGACGAGGACTACTATCCCCGCCCGGAATCGGCCTATTCGCTGGGCAAGCTGCTGGACGAAACCATGGCCGCCCAGTTCTGCCGCTGGAACCCCAAGCTGCGCATTTCCTCGCTGCGGTTCTCCAACGTGATGAACCCGCAAGACTATGAAAAGTTTGGCAAATTCGATGCCGACCCGATGGCGCGCAAGTGGAACCTGTGGGGCTATATCGATGCCCGCGACGGCGCCCAGGCGGTGCGGCGCTGCATCCAGGCGGAGTTTACCGGCTTTGAGGCCTTCATCATCGCCAATGCCGATACGGTGATGAGTCGCTCGAACATGTCGCTGCTGGCGGAGGTGTTTCCCGGCGTTGAGATCAAGGGGAACCTTACCACCAATGGCACGCTGCTCTCGATCGAAAAGGCCAAGCGCATGCTGGGCTTTTCGCCCCAGTTCAGCTGGCGCAACGAGGCTGCTGCCACAACTGCATAG
- a CDS encoding response regulator — protein MTQPAKVVAIIAASPALSSLLGMVVGGDSQLKVRLFENELELIAYMRLAPIDMLVCDFDREERPAHELVESIRLNGDLLSQDVPVIALTRRITPPMRHQAISAGIDEVIIKPMSPRHLLSRIQIRLRSRSVVGVLGGYRGPERRDRIFAPIATTAPKRRASDNVVPLFPDRRRPLHPGLEH, from the coding sequence GTGACACAGCCAGCCAAGGTCGTTGCCATCATTGCGGCAAGCCCAGCCCTATCGTCCCTGCTGGGAATGGTGGTTGGCGGAGACAGCCAGCTCAAGGTCCGCCTGTTCGAGAACGAGCTGGAGCTGATCGCCTATATGCGGCTGGCGCCCATCGACATGCTGGTCTGCGATTTCGACCGCGAGGAACGTCCCGCCCATGAGCTGGTCGAGAGCATCAGGCTCAATGGCGACCTGCTCAGCCAGGACGTGCCGGTGATCGCCCTGACCCGTCGCATCACCCCGCCCATGCGCCACCAGGCGATCAGCGCCGGTATCGACGAAGTCATCATCAAGCCGATGTCGCCGCGCCATCTGCTGTCGCGTATCCAGATCCGGCTGCGCAGCCGCAGCGTGGTGGGCGTCCTTGGCGGCTATCGCGGGCCCGAGCGTCGCGACCGCATCTTTGCCCCGATCGCCACGACGGCCCCGAAGCGCCGCGCCAGCGACAATGTAGTGCCGCTGTTCCCCGATCGCCGCCGCCCGCTGCATCCCGGGCTCGAGCACTAG
- a CDS encoding LOG family protein — translation MEAIKSGPILAIFASSKGPGDAERASLMSQAGSYFAKRGAQLVCLAENGNLPIPLITAARAAGGMVQIVADSTIVLPPALHGVDMQVIADQPARFERVSELAEGLVALPGSLASATEMFGVWSAGKTAGRNRPVIMLNRHKAFEVMRGYALDVLAPGLKGYDRAIQFADNIEDLWSRISRMVEAR, via the coding sequence ATGGAAGCGATCAAGAGCGGACCGATCCTGGCGATCTTTGCCTCGAGCAAGGGCCCCGGCGACGCTGAGCGCGCCTCGCTGATGAGCCAGGCCGGCAGCTATTTCGCCAAGCGCGGGGCGCAACTGGTCTGCCTGGCGGAGAATGGCAACCTGCCCATTCCGCTGATCACGGCGGCACGCGCCGCCGGCGGCATGGTGCAGATCGTGGCCGATAGCACGATCGTGCTGCCGCCGGCTTTGCATGGGGTCGACATGCAGGTTATCGCCGATCAGCCGGCGCGCTTCGAGCGGGTCTCCGAACTGGCCGAGGGCCTCGTGGCGCTGCCCGGCTCGCTGGCCTCCGCCACCGAAATGTTCGGCGTCTGGTCGGCCGGCAAGACGGCAGGCCGCAACCGGCCGGTGATCATGCTCAACCGCCACAAGGCCTTCGAGGTGATGCGCGGCTATGCGCTGGACGTGCTGGCGCCCGGCCTCAAGGGCTATGACCGGGCCATCCAGTTTGCCGACAATATCGAGGATCTGTGGAGCCGCATCAGCCGCATGGTCGAGGCGCGCTGA